Part of the Halobacteriovorax vibrionivorans genome, CTTTTAAAAAGTCGATTGCATAAGCACCTGTGTGAATTTCTACAGCATCAGCCTTCAAGTCAATACATCTTTGCATTACTTTAGTATCAGCTTCTACAAAGAGTGAAATTTTCGTATTTGGTGTCTTTTCGCGAAGATAATTCATTGAATCTTGTACCTTAGAAAAGTTATCACTCAATAGATCAAGACCACCTTCAGTTGTCTTCTCTTCCCTTTTTTCAGGAACAAGACAAATCCACTCTGGCCTAAAGTCTGCTGCTATCTCAACAATCTCTTTGGCACATCCTATTTCTAAATTAAGTGGTTTTTCATAGCGTTTTGTTACGGCCATAACACTTGTTAAGTCAGTATCTTGAATATGTCTTCGATCTTCTCTTAGGTGAATTGTAATTTGATCCGCACCGGCCTTTAATACATGAGCAGCTGCATCGGCAACGCTTGGATAACCTTCATCGCGTTGTTGTCTTAAGGTTGCAACATGATCAATATTAACACCTAATCTAGCTATATTCTTTGTACTCATTACGCTATTTCCTTTTTAAGAGCGGCAACCAGACGATCACATACCGCTTCAATTAGAGCACTGCTCTTTCCTTCAACCATAACTCGAGCAAGAGGCTCTGTTCCTGAATAACGGAAAATAACACGCCCTTCATTTCCAAGCTCTTCCTCACAAGCTCTTAATTCTTTTTCAAAGCCAGGCATCTCTTCAATGCTTTTCTTTTGAGAAACTGAAACATTCTTAAGGATTTGAGGATATAATTCAATTTCTTCAGAAAGTTCATTGATTGATTTCTTAAAGTAGAAAGTTGCTTCAATGGCCTTAAGTGCAGCAAGTGTTCCATCCCCTGTCGTTGCATGCTCTAGGAAGATGATATGACCAGAAGGCTCACCACCTAAAAGGGCATTTTCGCTCTTCATATATTCCATGATATAGCGATCACCAACTTTAGTGCGATGAAAGTTAAGGCCAAGTTTCTTCAGATAATTCTCAAGTCCTAAGTTCGACATTATTGTACCAACAACAGTGTCTCCCTTTTTAAGTTTACCTTGATCTAGAAGTAACTTAGCAAAAATTCCAATTAGTCGGTCACCATCAATTAGTCCACCGTTCTTATCAATCACCTGAATACGATCAGCATCACCATCAAGACAGAAGCCAATGTCAGCACGAAGCTTTACAACTTCATTTGCAGCCTCTGAAGGATGAAGACTTCCACAATTTAAATTAATATTTTCACCGTTTGGATTTACTCCAATTGAAAAAACTTCTGCACCAAGCTCACTCATAACAAGAGGAGCGACTTTATAACTAGCACCATTGGCACTATCTACAACGACTCTCATTCCAGTAAGGTCACATTCTTCAGCAATTGCTGATTTCACGTGAACAACGTATCGTCCTTCAACACCTTCTAACCTCTTAGCACGGCCAATTTCACCACCAACCTTTGGCGGGATAAGCTTAGGATTTAACACTAGTTCTTCAAGCTCAAGCTCAACTTCATCAGGAAGCTTAAAACCATGAGCATCAAATATTTTAATTCCATTATCATCAAAATCATTATGAGAGGCCGAAATCATAATTCCAGCATCTGCTCTCATGGAAGTTGTAACAAAAGCCACGCCAGGAGTTGGAAGAGGTCCCGTAAAAATGACTCGTCCACCTTGAGAAAGTACTCCAGCAGAGAAAGCTTGTTCAATCATATAGCAGCTTAAACGAGTATCTTTTCCGATAATGATTAGAGGTGCTTTCTTATTTTCATTTTTCTTTTGAAAATAAAATGTTACTGCACGGCCTAGTGCCGTTGCGATCTCAGGAACCATTGGGTAAATATTAGCTTTTCCTCTAATTCCATCTGTTCCAAATAATTTTCTTTCACTCATTTTAACGACTCACTTTTATTACTTCTGGGTGTATTTTTAATAAGTGCACATC contains:
- a CDS encoding pyridoxine 5'-phosphate synthase; the encoded protein is MSTKNIARLGVNIDHVATLRQQRDEGYPSVADAAAHVLKAGADQITIHLREDRRHIQDTDLTSVMAVTKRYEKPLNLEIGCAKEIVEIAADFRPEWICLVPEKREEKTTEGGLDLLSDNFSKVQDSMNYLREKTPNTKISLFVEADTKVMQRCIDLKADAVEIHTGAYAIDFLKEGDLNPHLEKYVQCFNYLKDSGVSFHAGHGLTMESVKPLLEQGLFVEYNIGHWIVSQAVFSGIANVTSDMLNLFRNHPIK
- the glmM gene encoding phosphoglucosamine mutase; protein product: MSERKLFGTDGIRGKANIYPMVPEIATALGRAVTFYFQKKNENKKAPLIIIGKDTRLSCYMIEQAFSAGVLSQGGRVIFTGPLPTPGVAFVTTSMRADAGIMISASHNDFDDNGIKIFDAHGFKLPDEVELELEELVLNPKLIPPKVGGEIGRAKRLEGVEGRYVVHVKSAIAEECDLTGMRVVVDSANGASYKVAPLVMSELGAEVFSIGVNPNGENINLNCGSLHPSEAANEVVKLRADIGFCLDGDADRIQVIDKNGGLIDGDRLIGIFAKLLLDQGKLKKGDTVVGTIMSNLGLENYLKKLGLNFHRTKVGDRYIMEYMKSENALLGGEPSGHIIFLEHATTGDGTLAALKAIEATFYFKKSINELSEEIELYPQILKNVSVSQKKSIEEMPGFEKELRACEEELGNEGRVIFRYSGTEPLARVMVEGKSSALIEAVCDRLVAALKKEIA